A window of Oikeobacillus pervagus contains these coding sequences:
- the istA gene encoding IS21 family transposase, with protein MEKLLLYVEVHQLKKQGFKIAAIAKKLDISRNTVYKYLNMDLEEASDWITSLGSRRKKLDLYHDQILSWLKEHPDLSSAQIEDWLKERYPTLEVSGGTVRSYVSEMRDIHHIPKVIRVRTHEAVEELPMGQQVQVDWGEITVKDSENKNKKLYFITFVLSHSRYKYVEWMDRPFTTRDTIRCHEKAFQFFGGMPEEIVYDQDHLITVSENAGDIILTSEFQAYKQERRFRIYLCRKADPQSKGKVENVVKFVKRNFAKNRVFVDLEAWNEKCLAWLERTGNHNVHHTTKKRPVEVFALEKQHLQPVSPMLSSKSPLESSISRTVHKDNIIKYKSNRYSLPLGTYRPRGENTVYVEVQEEELIIRREPQGEVLARHKLCHGKGELIKNRQHTRDRSKGIQAYKETVIRQFQDQKKAEKFLHEVGCRYPRYIRDQLQVIQHAITHFRLEIDNALAVCIQDQMWSANDLRDIAQHLTRLKETETPNPASIQKSKNINPAIKTTTVTREIDDYIKILGGVL; from the coding sequence GTGGAAAAATTACTATTGTATGTAGAAGTACATCAACTAAAAAAGCAGGGATTTAAAATTGCGGCTATTGCCAAAAAATTAGACATTTCTAGAAACACAGTTTATAAATATTTAAATATGGATTTAGAAGAAGCTTCAGATTGGATCACTTCACTTGGAAGTAGAAGGAAAAAGTTAGATCTTTATCATGACCAAATCTTAAGTTGGCTAAAAGAACACCCAGATCTTTCTTCCGCCCAAATTGAAGACTGGCTCAAGGAACGATATCCAACATTGGAAGTTTCGGGAGGTACAGTTCGTTCGTATGTAAGTGAAATGAGAGATATCCATCATATTCCTAAAGTCATTCGTGTTCGAACTCATGAAGCTGTAGAGGAATTGCCAATGGGGCAACAGGTTCAAGTAGATTGGGGGGAAATCACTGTGAAGGATTCTGAGAACAAGAATAAAAAGCTATACTTTATTACCTTCGTCCTCTCTCACTCTCGTTATAAGTATGTGGAATGGATGGATCGACCTTTTACTACAAGAGATACAATACGATGCCATGAAAAGGCCTTTCAATTTTTCGGGGGAATGCCAGAGGAAATTGTCTATGACCAAGATCACCTTATTACTGTAAGTGAAAATGCTGGTGATATTATTCTGACAAGTGAATTTCAAGCCTATAAACAAGAGCGCAGATTTAGAATCTACTTATGTAGGAAAGCAGATCCCCAAAGCAAGGGGAAAGTTGAAAATGTGGTGAAATTCGTGAAAAGGAACTTTGCGAAAAACAGAGTATTTGTCGATCTTGAGGCCTGGAATGAAAAATGCTTAGCGTGGTTGGAAAGGACGGGGAATCATAACGTACATCATACAACTAAAAAGAGACCGGTGGAAGTGTTCGCCCTCGAAAAGCAACACTTACAACCAGTCTCCCCTATGCTCTCTTCCAAGAGTCCTCTTGAATCTAGTATATCAAGGACCGTTCATAAGGACAACATTATAAAATATAAATCCAATCGTTATTCTCTTCCTCTTGGAACTTATCGTCCAAGGGGAGAGAACACGGTATATGTAGAAGTCCAGGAGGAAGAGCTCATCATAAGAAGGGAGCCACAAGGGGAAGTCTTAGCTAGACACAAACTATGTCATGGAAAGGGAGAATTGATAAAGAACCGACAACATACAAGGGATCGTTCCAAAGGAATTCAGGCGTATAAGGAAACCGTGATTCGCCAGTTTCAAGATCAAAAAAAGGCAGAGAAGTTTCTCCATGAAGTGGGATGCCGTTATCCAAGATATATACGGGATCAACTTCAGGTTATTCAACACGCTATCACCCATTTTCGATTAGAAATAGATAATGCCCTAGCTGTTTGTATTCAAGATCAGATGTGGAGCGCTAATGATCTCCGGGATATAGCACAACATCTCACCCGCTTAAAAGAAACAGAGACTCCGAATCCAGCCTCGATTCAAAAGTCCAAAAATATCAACCCCGCAATAAAAACCACCACAGTAACTAGGGAGATAGATGACTATATTAAAATATTAGGGGGCGTTTTATAA